The following nucleotide sequence is from Prosthecobacter sp..
TACAGGTCGAAATACTTCTTCGGCGCGACAAAAGGCACATGTGGCCGCACGAAGCCGACGGCGAGGAAAAACGGCTCCTTCGAGTGCTTCGCGATGAGCTCGACGGCCTTCGCGGATGTTTTGCCATCGGAGTGCATGCTGTCATCGCCATCTGCGGCGATGATGACAAAGGTGTTGCCGCCCATGACGGGCTTTTTGCCATCTGGATTCTTTTCCAAAGTCTCGCCGATGCCTGGAGCCTGCCATTCTGGTCCCTGGCTGTTGAAGCGCTCGGTCCATGATGCCGGATCGTCCGCGCCGTCGCTGCCATCCTCAATGCCACCGGGCACGCCCATGTGGAAGATCTTGCTCACGCGGGCGGAGTAATAGCCTGCGTTCTTGAAATGCTGCGGCCACGTCGCGCGGTCACCAATCGCAGCACGCGGGCTGATGTAGCCCTGCACGCTCGTCGCATGAGGATAGTAGCCGGAGAGAAACGACGCCCGCGAAGGCCCGCAGTAGGTGCCCTGGCAATACGACCGCGTGAACCGCATCCCCCGCGCCGCAAGGCGGTCGATGTTCGGCGTCTGGCATACCTTGTTGCCGTAGCAGCCGAGCGCGGTGGACGTGAGGTCGTCGGAGATGATGAAGAGGATGTTCGGCTTTCCATCCTTCGCTAAAGCTTCGGAGGACGAGGCCGCCGATAATGACGAATGCGGAATGACAGCCGAGCAAAGCGAGACAGCCAGCATCGCGAAGCGCATGCTGCCCCGCAGGGGAGAGCGAAGCGAAGCAAATGACGAAAGTAAGATCAGCGCGAAGGATTTCATGGTTGTTTGATCGGTTCCTTTTCGAAATCGGTGGGGGAGACCCAGCCGGCGTTCATCTTCTCGCCGCGCATGAACTTCTCATAAAATCCTGCGCCGTTGGTGGCGGGGTATTCGTCGAATATCTTGCCGTTGCCGGCCATGCGCGGGTCGTTTTGTGATTTCAGTTCGGATTCCATGCGCTCGTGCAATTGCTTCACAATTTCGGTGTGAACGGACTCGCCCGCGAGATTCCGCGCACAACCGGCATCAACGGTGAGATCGTAGAATTCCTCGGCGGGACGCAGGCCGAAATTGAGCTGCCAGAACTTGTCGCCGCGGTCTTTGCGGCCCATTTCGAGAATGAGCGACTTCGTGGGGCCGCCGTCGGTGTCGAGGTAGCCGGTCTCGGGATTTCCGGCAGGCCAGCGTGTTGGCTCGTAGTTTTTCAAAAACAGATGGGTGTCGGTGACGATGCCGCGAATCGGATAGCCCCAGTCGTGCGGGCGGCCCACGTCGGTGCGTTCTTTGCCGATGAGCGTGTGATCGCGCTCGGCGATGACACGGCCGCTTTGGTCGCTTTCGATGATAGGGCGCCAGCTCTTGCCGGTGATCGCCATCATGCCGCTGTCTTTCTCGGCGATGCCTGCGTAGTCGAGGATGGTGGCGGCGATGTCGGTGAAGTTGACGAAGTCATCCACGATGCGACCGGCTTTTTTCATGCCGCCGGGGAAGCGGATGGCGAGCGGCACATGATTGCTGTCCTCGTAGGCGTAGCCTTTGCAGCGTGGGAAGGGCATGCCGTGGTCGGCGGTGACGATGATGAGCGTGTTGTCGAGCTGGCCGCGCTTTTCGAGCTCGGCGATCATGCGGGCGAGGTGATTGTCCGTGTGCTCGACCTCGAAGGCATAATCGAGCATGTCGTGGCGCACGATCTCGTCATCTGGCCAGTAGTCCGGCACCTTGGCGATTTCGGAGAGCTTTTTTCCGCCCTTCTTCACGCCGGATTTGAATTCGTAACCGCGATGCGGCTCGGTGCAGCCATACCAGAAGCACCACGGGCCATCCTTCGGCGCGGCGTCGAGGAAGCCGGTAAAATTGGCCGCGTAATCGTTGTTGCCCATGCCGGTGGCCGGTGGCTTGACCTTGTGCTGGTTGAAGGGCTTGCCGGTGATCTGTCGCGGCTTGCCGTTCGCGTCGTTGGCGATACCGGGGCCCCAGCCCTTGCCGGTGATGCCCATGTGCCAGCCTTTCTCGGTGAGCACCTCCGGCCAGCTCTTCAGCTTCGCAGGGAAGAAAGCCATGTGATTGCCCGCCTCCTCATTCTGCCACGCATGACGGCCCGTGAGCACAATGGCGCGCGAGGGCGCGCACTTCGCCACCGGCGTGTAGGCGCGGGTGAAAAGCACGCCTTCCTTCGCGATGCGGTCGAACGCTGGCGTCTTCACCCACGGCGTGCCGTAAGCGCCGGCATGCGCACCCCAGTCGTCGGCGATGGCGAAGAGAATGTTGGGACGCGGCTCCGCCGCGAATGACGAAACCAGAATGACGAATGACGAAAAGACGGCAGCGAGGTACTTCATGGGCTGGAATTAACGGCGGGTGAGTTTGAGATGCTTCAAGTCGATGCCGGGCAGAGAAAGCGTCTCCAGCGTGAGTTTCGCGGGGCCGGGTTTCAAGTTTAGGATTCCAAGTTTCAAGTGCGCCCACTCGCGGTTGCGGTAGCGGGATTTTCCGGGTTCGTCGCGGTGGGGAAGGGGAAGTTCTGGGGCTTCGGCAGCGGGGATCGGGGCTTCGAGGGTTTGCATGCCGAGGCTGAGACGGAGCATGGTTTTCGCGGTGGCTCCGTAGGCGAGTTCGACGTCGTATTCGCCAGCGGTGACGACGTCGATCTCGAAGCGCACCTTAGCTTTCGTGCCGGTCCAGCCGGTGAGCCAGTCGTTGGCGAAGCCTGGGCCGCTGGCGAATTGCAGCGGCGCGTCATAAAAAGCCTGCGGGGCGTGGAGTTCGACGGGATTGTGCTCCGCGTGGCCGACAGGAATGGCGAAACGCTTCAAGCCATCGCGGGAGATGTCGGCAAACCACGCGTCATACTTGGCGGCGAGTTCCTTGACGAGATCGGGGTGCTCTTTGGCGATGTCCTTCTCTTGGCCGGGATCGGTCTGCATGTCGTAGAGCTGCCAGGGCGTGGCGCTGGCGTCGTTCGCCTTCGCTTTGGAGCCACCGCCGGAGCCTTGGATCTCGCGCACGAGGCGGTGGCGCTGCGTGCGCACCGCGCCGGGGAACTTGTTTGTCTCGTTGATGGGATTGTGGGTGAAGAGCACGCGCTCGGGCCAGGTGGTGGCGTTTTCGTTCTCCAAAAGCGGGCGCAGACTCACGCCGTCGATTTTCGGGCCGCTCGGAGCTTTCACACCGCAGAGATCGAGCAGCGTGGGGAACAAGTCGATGTGCGAGGTGATGGGTTTCGCGACATGGGGTGTCCATTTCGCGGCAGGCCAGCGCATGAAAAGCGGAACGCGGGTGCCGCCTTCGTGCAGGCTCGTTTTGCCGCCACGCATGCCGGCGTTGTAGGTCTTCACACCGGCGGTGCCACCGTTGTCGGTGAGGAAGAGCACGATGGTGTTCTCGGTCAGCTTCAGCGTGTCGAGATGCGCGAGCAGGCGGCCCACGTTGTCGTCGATGTTTTCGCACATGCCGTAGAAGGCGGCGACGTTGTCCTCGAAGCCCTTGGCTTTGAATTTGTCGAAGTGCTTGTCAGGCACCTGATAGGGCGAGTGCGGCGCGTTGTAGGCCAGGTAGCAGAAGAACGGCTCCTTTTGCCTCGCGGTGATGAATTGCATCGCCTCGTCGGTCAGCATGTCGGTGATGTAGCCTTTCGTCGGCTCCGGCTGCGTGCCGCGCAGAAGTGTGGCGTCGAAGTAGTTGTTCCAGTGGCCGTTGTTGAAGCCGAAGACGTGCTCAAAGCCCTGTCCGCCCGGCGTGAAGGGAAACTGCTCGCCGTTGTGCCACTTGCCGATGCAGGCGGTGCGATAGCCGTTCGCTCCGAACGCCTCCGCCAGCGTGATTTCAGCGGGTTTCATCGCTTCTTTGTTATGCGTGACGCCATGCACGCCGGTGCGCAGCGGCCAGCGTCCGGTGAGCAGCGCCGCACGCGTCGGCGCGCAGAAGGAGTTCACATAAAAGCGCTCGAACTGGACACCGCTGCGGCCGAGCTGGTCGATGTGCGGTGTTTGCAGGTGCGGATTGCCGTGGATGGAGAAATCGCCGTAGCCCTGGTCATCGGTTATGATGAGCAGCACGTTCGGCTGCGCGGCGGATGACGATTGCAGGAGGATGAATGACGAAACCAGGAAGAAAAAGAACCGCATGGTTTCCGAACGACAGCCGGCAGATGCTTGTTGCCGCCGATTGCGAGGGACAGGC
It contains:
- a CDS encoding sulfatase translates to MRFAMLAVSLCSAVIPHSSLSAASSSEALAKDGKPNILFIISDDLTSTALGCYGNKVCQTPNIDRLAARGMRFTRSYCQGTYCGPSRASFLSGYYPHATSVQGYISPRAAIGDRATWPQHFKNAGYYSARVSKIFHMGVPGGIEDGSDGADDPASWTERFNSQGPEWQAPGIGETLEKNPDGKKPVMGGNTFVIIAADGDDSMHSDGKTSAKAVELIAKHSKEPFFLAVGFVRPHVPFVAPKKYFDLYPWEQMTLPEKVPGDWDDIPKPGINYKTSVNMQMDVTRQKKAVAGYYAAVSFMDAQVGKVLDALEKSGQAGNTIVIFTSDHGYHLGEHDFWAKVSLHDESARVPLIISVPGKKAAVSDSLVELLDLYPTTAKLCGLEVPARLQGRDISAILDDPKTKVHDTIFSVAGTSKGLMLRDDRWVFIQYGEDAKGGMELFDMHNDPKQLTNLAQSPGHATTVEAWKTKVAAKLAAVRANDLGK
- a CDS encoding sulfatase, encoding MKYLAAVFSSFVILVSSFAAEPRPNILFAIADDWGAHAGAYGTPWVKTPAFDRIAKEGVLFTRAYTPVAKCAPSRAIVLTGRHAWQNEEAGNHMAFFPAKLKSWPEVLTEKGWHMGITGKGWGPGIANDANGKPRQITGKPFNQHKVKPPATGMGNNDYAANFTGFLDAAPKDGPWCFWYGCTEPHRGYEFKSGVKKGGKKLSEIAKVPDYWPDDEIVRHDMLDYAFEVEHTDNHLARMIAELEKRGQLDNTLIIVTADHGMPFPRCKGYAYEDSNHVPLAIRFPGGMKKAGRIVDDFVNFTDIAATILDYAGIAEKDSGMMAITGKSWRPIIESDQSGRVIAERDHTLIGKERTDVGRPHDWGYPIRGIVTDTHLFLKNYEPTRWPAGNPETGYLDTDGGPTKSLILEMGRKDRGDKFWQLNFGLRPAEEFYDLTVDAGCARNLAGESVHTEIVKQLHERMESELKSQNDPRMAGNGKIFDEYPATNGAGFYEKFMRGEKMNAGWVSPTDFEKEPIKQP
- a CDS encoding arylsulfatase, whose amino-acid sequence is MRFFFFLVSSFILLQSSSAAQPNVLLIITDDQGYGDFSIHGNPHLQTPHIDQLGRSGVQFERFYVNSFCAPTRAALLTGRWPLRTGVHGVTHNKEAMKPAEITLAEAFGANGYRTACIGKWHNGEQFPFTPGGQGFEHVFGFNNGHWNNYFDATLLRGTQPEPTKGYITDMLTDEAMQFITARQKEPFFCYLAYNAPHSPYQVPDKHFDKFKAKGFEDNVAAFYGMCENIDDNVGRLLAHLDTLKLTENTIVLFLTDNGGTAGVKTYNAGMRGGKTSLHEGGTRVPLFMRWPAAKWTPHVAKPITSHIDLFPTLLDLCGVKAPSGPKIDGVSLRPLLENENATTWPERVLFTHNPINETNKFPGAVRTQRHRLVREIQGSGGGSKAKANDASATPWQLYDMQTDPGQEKDIAKEHPDLVKELAAKYDAWFADISRDGLKRFAIPVGHAEHNPVELHAPQAFYDAPLQFASGPGFANDWLTGWTGTKAKVRFEIDVVTAGEYDVELAYGATAKTMLRLSLGMQTLEAPIPAAEAPELPLPHRDEPGKSRYRNREWAHLKLGILNLKPGPAKLTLETLSLPGIDLKHLKLTRR